TCCCATGAGCGGCAGGGGATTGGGATATTGCCGTGGATACAGCAGTCCGGGCTATACCAAGGGAACCCCGCGCGGATGGGGCCTTGGTCGAGGCTTTGGAAGAGGGTACGGCCGGGGTTTCGGTGGGGGATTCGGCTGGAGAAACCGCTTTCGGGGCGGTTATGACTATGAGAACTTTCCCCCCGTTGCACCTGAACCGCCCATGAATCCCAAAGATGAGACCCGGCTGTTAAAAGAGGAAGCGGATGCTTTGAAAAAGGATCTCGAATCCATCAACAGCCGCATTAAAGAGCTGGAAGAAGGAAAATCTAAAGAATAATCGGATTATTCCGACGTCTCTTTCCGTTTGTACTCTTTGCACAGATCCACCCGGTGACAATATTCTGAATCCCAGCTTTTGGAAAAGATCTCCGACACCCGTTTGGAGATCTTTTCATTTTCAACCACAATTCCCAAATTCCTTCCCGAGTGAAAATAACTTTTGGATGCATTGGAT
Above is a genomic segment from Candidatus Neomarinimicrobiota bacterium containing:
- a CDS encoding DUF5320 domain-containing protein, with translation MPRGDRTGPEGYGPMSGRGLGYCRGYSSPGYTKGTPRGWGLGRGFGRGYGRGFGGGFGWRNRFRGGYDYENFPPVAPEPPMNPKDETRLLKEEADALKKDLESINSRIKELEEGKSKE